The Planococcus liqunii genome includes a region encoding these proteins:
- a CDS encoding fimbrial assembly protein, which translates to MLVDINLLPQKERDRPAFLIAAIAILLLAVILWAVFAFLASANEKEGAELAAQSVQVAAEQTAIREQLEAKQGMNEEQQLKVTVDWAESYQFDTLPLLSDLVSKLPERGFFDSFTYTGLDQAVLVVQFDTAREAAFYLAQLKTSELLTSATLDSVAQEELEETETVTEGETAVVVEKDEDAVIENPRYLATYTLIFVDDRIPAEVVEGEVPPEGTAEQPVEEAPPVEEVPAETPATKTPAEAPADGTTETPATDTEVNVDVNEETPVTPEGTEGTGQ; encoded by the coding sequence AACTTATTGCCGCAGAAAGAGCGGGACCGTCCCGCTTTTCTTATCGCGGCAATTGCGATTTTGTTATTGGCTGTCATCTTATGGGCAGTTTTTGCATTTCTGGCGAGTGCCAACGAAAAAGAAGGTGCTGAACTCGCGGCCCAATCGGTACAAGTTGCAGCTGAACAAACAGCAATCCGTGAGCAGCTGGAAGCGAAGCAAGGCATGAACGAAGAGCAGCAATTGAAAGTGACGGTTGACTGGGCGGAAAGTTATCAATTTGATACTTTGCCTTTGTTAAGTGATTTAGTATCGAAACTACCTGAACGTGGCTTTTTTGATAGCTTTACCTATACAGGCTTGGACCAAGCGGTATTGGTGGTGCAATTCGATACCGCACGGGAAGCAGCGTTTTACTTAGCGCAGTTAAAGACTTCTGAATTGCTGACATCCGCAACTTTGGATTCTGTTGCTCAGGAAGAGTTGGAAGAAACGGAAACGGTGACTGAGGGAGAAACTGCTGTAGTGGTAGAGAAAGATGAAGATGCGGTAATCGAAAATCCCCGTTACCTTGCTACTTATACATTGATTTTCGTCGATGATCGAATTCCGGCAGAAGTGGTCGAAGGCGAAGTGCCTCCAGAGGGCACTGCTGAACAACCTGTAGAGGAAGCGCCTCCAGTCGAAGAAGTGCCAGCAGAAACTCCTGCAACGAAGACACCTGCAGAAGCACCGGCAGATGGAACAACAGAAACACCAGCGACTGATACGGAAGTTAACGTTGACGTCAATGAAGAAACGCCTGTCACTCCAGAAGGAACGGAGGGAACTGGCCAATGA
- a CDS encoding pilus assembly protein PilO, producing the protein MSSLTKSQKEKALIVLAVVFLLALGAYSYFMVYAPAKDARLQAEQTLSSERDVLIALQTQLKDLPEGEKISTSELQQKVSIEPLSELLVLQIEQAELLSNSLLTDITIVEEPVTLPVPVEGLENLQQVKTTVTFETADYKGITTFIKEIESMDRILVIDSIDFGANDEVTTLEAEKELLDVILSFSAYFRPDLIALTDTLPKVDAPQPAGKMNPLPQNDGTSLVEEEAVVAPEDAADVDVNVEVNVEADGQ; encoded by the coding sequence ATGAGCAGCTTAACGAAAAGCCAGAAAGAAAAAGCGCTGATTGTTTTAGCGGTTGTTTTTTTACTAGCACTCGGAGCCTATTCTTACTTTATGGTTTATGCACCGGCTAAGGACGCCCGATTGCAGGCGGAACAAACTTTAAGTTCAGAACGCGACGTATTAATTGCGCTTCAGACACAGTTAAAAGATCTTCCGGAAGGTGAAAAAATCAGCACAAGTGAATTGCAGCAAAAAGTGTCGATCGAACCTTTGTCGGAATTGTTGGTGCTGCAAATCGAACAAGCTGAACTGCTTTCAAATTCACTATTGACTGATATTACAATTGTCGAAGAACCAGTGACTTTGCCGGTTCCGGTTGAAGGATTGGAAAATCTCCAGCAAGTGAAAACGACCGTTACGTTTGAAACGGCTGATTACAAAGGCATTACAACGTTTATCAAAGAAATTGAGTCGATGGACCGCATTCTTGTGATAGACTCGATCGACTTCGGAGCGAACGACGAAGTGACGACGTTGGAAGCGGAAAAAGAACTACTCGATGTAATATTGAGCTTTTCCGCATATTTCCGTCCAGACTTGATCGCATTAACTGATACGCTGCCAAAAGTGGATGCGCCGCAACCAGCGGGCAAGATGAATCCTTTGCCGCAAAACGACGGCACGAGTTTAGTGGAAGAAGAAGCAGTAGTTGCTCCTGAAGACGCTGCAGATGTTGACGTTAACGTCGAAGTCAATGTTGAAGCCGACGGCCAGTAA
- a CDS encoding prepilin peptidase → MFITYTAFFSIFGLVFGSFYNVVGLRVPKNESIAFPPSHCTKCDRQLTALDLVPVFSYLFLWGRCRSCGEKIHWVYPLMEAITAALFAISFWQLGFQPELVVALIFVSLLVIITVSDIAYMLIPDKVLLPVGIVLLALRLFIPLDPWWDALLGAAAGFGILLLIAIVSKGGMGGGDIKLFFVIGLVLGTSGTLMTLFFASLIGAIAGIIQLRVRNQDRKTPVPFGPSIALGAVITYFWGDAMLNWYMNFWG, encoded by the coding sequence ATGTTCATTACCTATACAGCATTCTTTTCAATATTCGGGCTGGTGTTCGGTTCGTTCTATAATGTAGTCGGCTTGCGCGTGCCAAAAAACGAATCGATTGCCTTTCCGCCGTCCCATTGCACGAAATGCGACCGGCAGTTGACGGCTCTTGATTTGGTGCCGGTATTTTCGTATTTGTTCCTGTGGGGGCGCTGCCGTTCGTGCGGCGAAAAGATCCACTGGGTCTACCCGCTGATGGAAGCCATCACTGCAGCGTTGTTTGCCATTTCGTTTTGGCAGTTAGGCTTCCAGCCTGAACTGGTTGTGGCGTTGATCTTTGTTTCGTTGCTCGTCATCATCACGGTGTCGGATATTGCGTATATGTTGATACCGGATAAAGTGTTGCTGCCGGTCGGGATTGTTTTACTTGCATTGCGGTTGTTCATTCCGCTTGATCCATGGTGGGACGCTCTGCTCGGAGCGGCTGCCGGGTTCGGCATTCTGTTGCTGATTGCCATCGTCTCGAAAGGCGGTATGGGCGGCGGCGACATCAAATTGTTTTTCGTTATTGGACTGGTGCTCGGTACAAGTGGTACTTTAATGACTTTATTTTTCGCTTCACTGATTGGAGCGATTGCGGGGATTATTCAGTTGCGCGTCCGCAATCAGGACCGCAAGACACCAGTGCCATTCGGGCCGTCCATTGCACTTGGTGCTGTCATCACCTATTTCTGGGGCGACGCGATGTTGAATTGGTATATGAATTTCTGGGGATGA
- a CDS encoding Maf family protein, which produces MRFTANAPVILASASPRRKELLESLGIDFSIVPSLKEEPDPSKFQTAMGYVIECALLKAKDVAKKHPEAVVIGSDTVVVLDGEILRKPQNKEQAKEYLRELSGKTHDVITAVTIVKGGSEQTFQEITGVTFYDLPEDWIEAYTSTEDPYDKAGAYGIQTMSGLFVRKIDGDYNTVVGFPLASLTQKLMLSGYISLEGSCVHAD; this is translated from the coding sequence ATGAGATTTACAGCCAACGCGCCGGTCATCCTGGCGTCTGCATCACCGCGAAGAAAAGAATTGCTGGAAAGCCTCGGCATCGACTTTTCGATTGTGCCGAGCTTAAAAGAAGAGCCGGATCCATCCAAATTCCAGACCGCCATGGGCTATGTCATTGAATGTGCCCTGCTGAAAGCGAAAGACGTGGCGAAAAAGCATCCAGAAGCCGTTGTCATCGGCTCAGATACCGTGGTCGTGCTGGACGGTGAGATCTTGCGCAAGCCACAGAACAAAGAACAGGCTAAAGAATATTTGCGCGAGCTGTCCGGAAAGACGCATGACGTCATCACCGCTGTCACGATTGTGAAAGGCGGCAGCGAACAGACTTTTCAGGAAATCACCGGCGTGACGTTCTATGACTTGCCGGAAGATTGGATCGAAGCCTATACCAGCACCGAAGATCCTTACGACAAAGCAGGCGCGTACGGCATCCAGACCATGTCCGGGTTGTTCGTCCGGAAAATCGACGGCGACTACAACACGGTGGTCGGATTTCCGCTGGCAAGCCTGACGCAGAAGTTGATGCTGTCCGGCTATATTTCATTGGAAGGGAGCTGTGTGCATGCAGATTGA
- the radC gene encoding RadC family protein has protein sequence MQIEQALMIRDVHAADRPRERLVSQGAMSLSNQELIAILLRTGTKQESVLHLANRVLLYFEQIQGLKDATIEEMTSIKGIGHAKAVQLLAAVELGRRLSSKQTDTKFTIRSPKDAASYLMADMTSLKQEHFVVLFLNIKNQVMHKQTIFVGSLNASIVHPREIFREAVRRSSASIVCAHNHPSGNPAPSPEDIAVTKRLMEAGSIMGIELLDHIIIGDHQFTSLNEKGFM, from the coding sequence ATGCAGATTGAACAGGCGTTGATGATCCGTGATGTCCATGCTGCTGACCGTCCGCGCGAGCGGCTGGTCAGCCAGGGTGCGATGAGCTTGTCGAACCAGGAGCTCATCGCGATCCTGCTCCGTACAGGCACCAAACAGGAATCGGTTTTGCATCTTGCGAACCGGGTGCTTCTTTATTTTGAACAAATCCAAGGATTGAAAGATGCAACGATTGAAGAAATGACATCGATCAAAGGAATTGGCCATGCTAAGGCGGTTCAGCTTCTTGCAGCCGTTGAACTTGGCCGCCGTTTGTCCTCCAAACAAACCGATACGAAATTCACCATCCGTTCCCCGAAAGATGCCGCTTCGTATTTAATGGCGGACATGACTTCGCTCAAACAAGAACATTTTGTCGTATTGTTCCTCAACATCAAAAACCAGGTCATGCACAAGCAAACTATTTTTGTTGGCAGCTTGAATGCCAGCATCGTCCATCCACGCGAAATTTTCCGGGAAGCGGTGCGCCGGTCGTCGGCGTCAATCGTTTGTGCTCATAACCACCCGTCCGGAAATCCGGCGCCGTCACCGGAAGATATCGCCGTGACAAAACGCTTGATGGAAGCGGGAAGTATCATGGGAATTGAACTATTGGACCACATCATCATCGGGGACCATCAGTTTACTTCCTTGAATGAAAAGGGATTTATGTAG
- a CDS encoding rod shape-determining protein: MFGIGSRDVGIDLGTANTLVFIKNQGIVLREPSVVAKNTNTGDIVAVGEYARNMIGRTPASIVAIRPMKDGVISDFDTTSLMIRHYLQTALKTAGRSWGKPNVMICVPFGITSVEKRAIKNAARQAGAREAFTIEEPLAAAIGANLPIWEPTGSMVVDIGGGTTEVAVISLGGIVASQSVRIAGDTLDIAIIHYIRKAYNVTIGERTAETIKWTIGSARTVTDAEKNVKMEIRGRDLLTGFPKTIEISAEEIAEAVKEPVASILDAVKSTLEMTPPELSADLIERGIVLTGGGALLKNLDKLISDETNMPVIVAENPLDCVAIGTGKALDHIEDFRYQQSHK, translated from the coding sequence GTGTTTGGAATCGGATCCAGAGATGTAGGCATCGATTTAGGTACGGCCAATACATTAGTTTTTATCAAAAATCAAGGCATCGTGCTGCGGGAACCTTCTGTAGTCGCTAAAAATACGAATACGGGCGATATCGTCGCCGTCGGGGAATACGCGCGCAATATGATTGGCCGCACGCCGGCGTCGATCGTAGCAATCCGCCCGATGAAAGACGGCGTCATTTCAGATTTCGATACAACGTCTCTCATGATCCGGCATTATTTGCAGACCGCGCTGAAAACAGCCGGCCGCTCATGGGGCAAACCGAATGTCATGATTTGCGTGCCGTTTGGCATCACGTCCGTCGAAAAGCGGGCCATTAAAAATGCGGCCAGGCAAGCGGGGGCGCGGGAAGCGTTCACGATTGAAGAGCCGCTTGCTGCAGCCATCGGAGCAAATTTGCCGATTTGGGAACCTACTGGCAGTATGGTCGTCGATATTGGTGGCGGAACGACTGAAGTGGCCGTCATTTCGCTTGGCGGCATCGTTGCCAGCCAATCGGTCCGGATTGCCGGCGATACGCTGGACATTGCCATTATCCACTACATTCGCAAAGCTTATAATGTAACGATCGGTGAGCGCACGGCAGAGACGATTAAATGGACAATTGGGTCTGCGCGCACTGTTACAGATGCAGAAAAAAATGTTAAAATGGAAATCCGTGGGCGCGATTTGCTGACGGGCTTTCCGAAAACGATTGAAATCAGTGCTGAAGAAATTGCCGAAGCCGTGAAAGAACCGGTGGCTTCGATACTGGATGCAGTAAAATCTACGCTTGAAATGACGCCGCCGGAACTCTCCGCGGATTTGATTGAGCGTGGCATCGTCTTGACCGGGGGCGGAGCTTTGCTCAAGAACCTGGACAAACTGATTTCAGACGAAACGAATATGCCGGTGATTGTGGCTGAAAATCCGCTCGATTGCGTCGCGATCGGGACTGGGAAAGCGCTCGACCATATAGAAGATTTTCGATACCAGCAATCACATAAATAA
- the mreC gene encoding rod shape-determining protein MreC: MFHFFSNKRLILLLLGVILLVALISFSLRDRDNVSAPEQMIKDAVGAGQMVFSVPAQFITGMFDNIDSLLNTYEENKYLKSRLEEFASVQAEVTDLRSENTELKTLVDKEADLRSYNPIQAQVVARNPDQWEEKMIINKGTDDGVSENMAVMTAQGLIGKVTLTTPNTATVELISTQNPNYRVSAMVIGGKKNVFGLIEGYDVERRELLLKRIDADIKLEKGQQVTSSGLGGIFPKGIVIGEITEITIDEFGLTQLVYVKPAADFTLLNHVVIADRVLPEVDGEDNGVIKDDES; this comes from the coding sequence ATGTTTCACTTTTTTTCAAACAAGCGGCTTATTTTGCTGCTGCTCGGCGTTATCCTGCTTGTTGCCCTAATTTCTTTTTCGCTTCGCGACCGCGATAATGTGTCGGCGCCGGAGCAAATGATCAAGGATGCCGTCGGAGCTGGCCAGATGGTTTTTTCCGTGCCAGCCCAATTTATCACGGGAATGTTCGATAATATAGACTCTCTTTTGAATACATATGAAGAAAATAAGTATTTGAAATCCCGTCTAGAAGAATTTGCAAGTGTACAGGCAGAAGTGACCGACTTGCGCTCGGAAAATACTGAGTTAAAGACGCTGGTTGATAAAGAAGCCGATTTGCGCAGCTATAACCCGATCCAGGCGCAAGTAGTCGCCCGGAACCCGGATCAATGGGAAGAAAAAATGATTATCAACAAAGGCACAGACGATGGCGTATCAGAAAACATGGCCGTCATGACGGCGCAAGGCCTCATTGGAAAAGTCACCTTGACGACACCCAACACCGCTACGGTAGAATTGATTTCGACCCAGAACCCGAACTACCGGGTTTCCGCCATGGTCATCGGCGGCAAAAAGAATGTCTTCGGCTTGATCGAAGGCTATGACGTGGAACGGCGCGAATTGCTCCTGAAACGGATTGACGCCGACATCAAACTTGAAAAAGGCCAGCAAGTCACTTCCAGCGGGCTCGGCGGCATTTTCCCGAAAGGCATCGTCATCGGCGAAATCACCGAGATTACCATTGATGAGTTTGGTTTGACGCAGCTTGTCTATGTGAAACCCGCTGCCGACTTTACATTGCTGAACCATGTGGTGATCGCAGACCGCGTATTGCCGGAAGTGGACGGGGAAGACAACGGCGTGATCAAGGATGATGAATCATGA
- the mreD gene encoding rod shape-determining protein MreD has protein sequence MKRFWIPLIGLALFYLEPVFGMFSPLTIDGDYYYVVPRFLIMFLIFVSIFHNTKHAMLYGLFFGLLYDVFFIDIIGLYSFLYPALCVVAGYIVKNIERNLVVATIIALALTVVFEFVLYQFFSLIGLTSISIGAFLNMRLLPSMIANLLFLIVLGWAFRSVMVRRMFEQKKSLTLSRFYNQ, from the coding sequence ATGAAACGGTTCTGGATTCCGCTGATCGGCCTCGCCTTGTTTTATTTGGAGCCGGTGTTTGGCATGTTTTCGCCATTGACGATTGATGGAGACTATTATTACGTCGTACCGCGGTTTTTGATCATGTTTTTGATTTTTGTGTCGATTTTTCACAACACAAAACACGCGATGCTGTACGGATTATTCTTCGGGCTCTTGTATGATGTGTTCTTCATCGATATAATTGGACTATATTCGTTTTTGTATCCTGCACTTTGTGTGGTTGCAGGATACATCGTGAAAAACATCGAACGCAATTTAGTGGTCGCAACGATCATCGCATTGGCACTGACGGTTGTATTTGAATTCGTGCTGTATCAGTTTTTCTCCTTGATTGGGCTGACTTCGATTTCAATCGGCGCTTTTTTGAATATGCGCCTCCTGCCGTCGATGATTGCGAACTTGCTGTTTTTGATCGTGCTTGGCTGGGCATTCCGGTCGGTTATGGTCCGCCGGATGTTCGAACAGAAAAAAAGCCTGACCTTGTCACGGTTTTACAATCAATAA
- the minC gene encoding septum site-determining protein MinC, producing the protein MKNLVYIKGTNKGLVLQLDDQCSYTDLLKELQAKVSDPALEGSAEVQISLGNRYCTEAQIKEITEVTQKGTELQVVGVKSDIITVAECTQRVLEQQSETYVGIVRSGQVVKADGDLVVVGDVNPNGRIVAGGNIYVLGRLKGIAHAGANGNRDAVIAASWLEATHLQIDDMLEIMTDELTVLSEQPEMECAYLHKSGSIIIDRLQELRFLRPEISTFKGGS; encoded by the coding sequence TTGAAGAATCTTGTCTATATCAAAGGGACGAACAAAGGGCTCGTACTGCAGCTCGACGACCAGTGTTCTTACACCGATCTGCTGAAAGAGCTGCAGGCAAAGGTGTCGGACCCTGCGCTGGAAGGCAGTGCGGAAGTACAGATTTCTCTGGGCAATCGTTATTGCACTGAGGCCCAGATCAAAGAAATTACCGAAGTGACTCAAAAAGGCACTGAATTGCAGGTAGTGGGCGTGAAAAGCGATATCATAACGGTTGCCGAATGCACTCAGCGGGTATTGGAACAGCAGTCGGAAACGTACGTCGGCATTGTCCGTTCGGGCCAAGTGGTCAAAGCGGACGGCGACCTCGTTGTCGTAGGCGACGTCAATCCGAACGGCCGCATAGTGGCCGGCGGCAATATTTACGTCCTCGGGCGCCTGAAAGGCATCGCACACGCAGGAGCCAATGGCAATCGCGACGCGGTTATCGCTGCCTCGTGGCTGGAAGCGACGCATCTGCAAATTGATGATATGCTGGAAATCATGACGGATGAGCTAACGGTATTATCGGAACAACCGGAAATGGAATGCGCTTACTTACATAAGAGTGGCAGCATCATCATTGATCGTTTACAGGAATTGCGGTTCTTACGGCCGGAAATTTCAACGTTTAAAGGAGGAAGCTAA
- the minD gene encoding septum site-determining protein MinD, with translation MGEAIVITSGKGGVGKTTTTANLGTALALQGKKVCLIDTDIGLRNLDVILGLENRIIYDLIDVLEGRCKVHQALVKDKRFDDMLYLLPAAQTADKNDVNPEQMKELVTELKKDYDFVIIDCPAGIEQGYKNAVAGADKAIVVTTPEISAVRDADRIIGLLELEENIEPPKLIINRIRQHLMNSGESMDVNEITTHLSIDLLGIVADEESVISSSNRGEPVVMDPTNRAAIGYRNIARRILGESVPLMTMDKKNQNFFSKVKSIFAKS, from the coding sequence GTGGGAGAAGCTATAGTTATTACATCAGGTAAGGGAGGCGTCGGAAAGACGACGACAACCGCCAATCTCGGAACTGCATTGGCTCTTCAAGGGAAAAAGGTCTGCTTGATCGATACGGATATCGGTTTGCGCAATTTAGATGTTATTTTAGGGCTTGAAAACCGCATCATCTACGATTTGATCGATGTGCTCGAAGGGCGCTGCAAAGTGCATCAGGCGCTTGTCAAAGACAAACGTTTTGATGACATGCTGTATCTTTTGCCGGCTGCGCAAACAGCCGACAAAAATGATGTCAATCCGGAACAGATGAAAGAATTGGTGACGGAACTCAAGAAAGATTATGATTTCGTCATCATCGACTGCCCGGCAGGCATCGAGCAAGGCTATAAAAATGCCGTTGCCGGCGCCGACAAGGCCATCGTCGTGACAACACCTGAAATTTCAGCGGTCCGCGACGCTGACCGCATCATCGGCCTATTGGAACTTGAAGAAAACATTGAGCCGCCGAAATTGATCATCAACCGCATTCGCCAGCATTTGATGAATTCCGGCGAGTCAATGGACGTCAATGAAATCACAACGCATTTGTCGATCGATCTTCTTGGCATCGTAGCCGACGAAGAATCGGTCATCTCGAGTTCGAACCGCGGTGAACCGGTTGTCATGGATCCGACAAACCGTGCCGCTATCGGCTACCGCAACATCGCACGCCGGATTCTCGGCGAATCGGTGCCGTTGATGACGATGGACAAGAAAAACCAAAACTTCTTCTCGAAAGTCAAATCGATTTTCGCGAAATCATAA
- a CDS encoding nuclease-related domain-containing protein — MNDHLLAQMIIAERLSKNHRSWQHLAADLKNSLAGASGESRTLALLKRELDLKADPIILTDLSLPYKEGYAQIDLLLLHQGFICVVEVKNIKGEFFFDSDNFQFHRRIDGRLEGMRNPESQLHRAVKAAEKILAVPVHGVIVLASRSGRVVEGPKNYPVVSLDYLPFYLEELVEKNGPFEIEALHRKLKSLSIKRFLPNLFERYQISEDSLRLGVTCPKCRDHSLSRANRKWKCMRCSCSFNDAHEVTLQEYAVLFGDELPTQFAYKLLGVEDKYLLYRLLEKSALQGSERGKRWIVPQRELLQAYFSSIYR; from the coding sequence TTGAACGATCACTTATTGGCGCAAATGATCATAGCAGAACGGCTCTCAAAGAACCATCGTTCGTGGCAGCACCTTGCCGCTGACTTGAAAAACTCACTTGCAGGTGCAAGCGGGGAATCGCGGACGCTTGCTTTATTGAAACGGGAACTTGATTTGAAAGCAGACCCGATTATCTTAACGGATTTATCACTGCCCTATAAAGAAGGCTATGCACAAATTGATCTTCTTTTATTGCATCAAGGGTTTATTTGTGTGGTTGAAGTGAAAAATATAAAAGGAGAATTCTTTTTTGATTCCGATAATTTTCAATTTCACCGGAGGATTGATGGCCGCCTGGAAGGTATGAGAAATCCCGAGTCGCAATTGCATCGGGCTGTGAAAGCTGCGGAAAAAATTTTAGCTGTGCCGGTCCATGGCGTAATTGTTTTGGCTAGCCGTTCTGGAAGAGTGGTAGAAGGCCCTAAGAATTACCCTGTGGTGTCATTGGACTATTTGCCTTTTTATTTAGAAGAGTTGGTTGAAAAGAATGGCCCTTTTGAAATTGAGGCCTTGCACCGAAAGTTGAAATCTTTGTCCATAAAACGTTTTCTTCCGAATTTGTTCGAGCGTTATCAAATCTCAGAAGATTCCCTGCGGCTTGGCGTTACGTGTCCCAAATGCCGGGACCATTCATTGAGCAGAGCGAATAGAAAATGGAAATGCATGCGATGCAGCTGTTCGTTCAATGATGCTCATGAAGTGACATTGCAAGAATACGCAGTCCTTTTTGGAGACGAGCTGCCCACGCAATTTGCTTATAAATTACTCGGCGTGGAGGATAAATATTTATTGTATCGCTTGCTGGAAAAGTCGGCGCTTCAAGGAAGCGAACGTGGAAAGCGCTGGATCGTGCCGCAGCGTGAGCTGTTGCAGGCGTATTTTAGTAGTATATATCGGTGA
- the rplU gene encoding 50S ribosomal protein L21, translating to MYAIIETGGKQIKVEAGQEIYVEKLNGEAGDVITFDKVLFVGGEDAKVGVPFVEGATVTAKVAKHGKQKKITVFKYKAKKNYHKKQGHRQPYTKLTVDAINL from the coding sequence ATGTACGCAATTATTGAAACTGGTGGTAAACAAATCAAAGTTGAAGCGGGCCAAGAGATCTACGTTGAGAAATTGAACGGAGAAGCTGGTGACGTTATCACATTTGACAAAGTTTTATTCGTAGGTGGAGAAGACGCTAAAGTTGGTGTTCCTTTCGTTGAAGGTGCTACTGTAACTGCTAAAGTTGCAAAACACGGCAAGCAAAAGAAAATCACTGTCTTCAAATACAAAGCGAAAAAGAACTATCACAAAAAACAAGGTCATCGTCAGCCATACACGAAATTGACTGTCGACGCGATCAACCTGTAA
- a CDS encoding ribosomal-processing cysteine protease Prp — protein MIRVNVKETSDRILSFEMSGHADFAEHGQDLVCAGASAVSFGAVNAILELTKIEPQIQQESSGYLKVVFPDGLDEKTEEQVQLLVRAMIVSLKTIEQDYGQYIKITFTA, from the coding sequence ATGATACGAGTAAACGTAAAAGAAACATCTGACCGCATTTTGTCTTTCGAAATGTCGGGCCACGCGGATTTTGCTGAACACGGGCAAGACCTCGTATGTGCTGGAGCGTCCGCTGTCTCCTTTGGAGCGGTGAATGCCATACTGGAGCTGACGAAAATCGAACCCCAAATCCAGCAGGAAAGCAGCGGCTATTTAAAAGTCGTGTTTCCCGATGGCCTTGATGAGAAGACAGAAGAGCAAGTTCAATTGCTCGTGCGTGCGATGATTGTTTCCTTAAAAACGATTGAACAAGATTATGGGCAATATATTAAAATAACCTTCACAGCTTAG
- the rpmA gene encoding 50S ribosomal protein L27 — MLRLDLQFFASKKGVGSTRNGRDSESKRLGAKRADGQLVSGGSILYRQRGTKIYPGENVGRGGDDTLFAKVDGIVRFERYGRDKKKVSVYPVAQEA; from the coding sequence ATGTTAAGATTAGATCTTCAGTTTTTTGCATCCAAAAAAGGTGTAGGTTCAACGAGAAACGGACGTGACTCAGAATCTAAACGCCTTGGCGCAAAACGTGCAGACGGCCAACTCGTATCTGGTGGCTCAATTTTATACCGTCAACGCGGTACTAAAATTTACCCTGGTGAAAACGTAGGACGCGGTGGAGACGATACACTTTTTGCTAAAGTTGACGGAATCGTACGTTTCGAACGTTACGGACGCGACAAGAAAAAAGTGAGCGTATACCCAGTAGCACAAGAAGCTTAA
- a CDS encoding Spo0B domain-containing protein, with product MKETKTVAQSLRHARHDFLNELQLINMYLDLGRQEEAQAIIRSHAEAAVHLSRLSGLKMPMTEEWLLLSKWQHPEFHFQVECLATKGITEKDAAFLAVLEQFVHTAGPKLDPYAEYAGLILLKNEGESLTMELALNGNWTDFEIPEVSNLHAVKECGPDGLRVTVRAQMEG from the coding sequence ATGAAAGAGACGAAAACGGTGGCACAATCGCTTCGGCATGCGCGCCATGACTTCTTGAATGAATTGCAATTGATCAATATGTATTTGGATCTGGGACGGCAGGAAGAGGCCCAAGCGATTATTCGCTCGCATGCCGAAGCGGCTGTGCATCTGAGCCGGTTGTCCGGCTTGAAGATGCCGATGACTGAGGAGTGGCTGCTGCTCTCGAAGTGGCAGCACCCGGAATTTCATTTTCAAGTGGAGTGCCTGGCGACTAAAGGGATCACGGAAAAAGATGCGGCGTTTCTGGCTGTGCTGGAACAATTCGTGCACACCGCAGGGCCGAAGCTGGATCCGTATGCCGAGTACGCAGGGTTGATCCTTTTGAAAAATGAAGGCGAGTCGTTGACGATGGAATTAGCTTTGAACGGAAACTGGACGGATTTTGAGATTCCGGAAGTTTCAAATTTACACGCTGTAAAAGAGTGCGGTCCGGATGGCTTACGGGTCACGGTACGCGCACAGATGGAGGGATAA